The genomic window CATGAGCAAAACCAGAGGACATCTCACCTAATATATTAAGCCGTTGAGCCTTTTCTAAATTGGCTTCTTGTTGACGTAAACGATTATGCGCTTCTTCTAATTGCTTGCTGCGTCTACGCACTAAAAAAGCGATCCAAATATGATTGATGCCTAATAGAATAATAATAAGGGCAATAATACTTAAGGTAATTTGATGTTGGATAACCCAGCTGACAATATCCTGCCAAATTTGTCGTTGTTGAGGATGTTGGTTAACGTCACGCAATAGGCTTTCAACTTGGTTTGCAGAGGCAGGCGCACCCCAACGCAGCCCTGATTTATCAGAAGATAACAATGTTTTTGTGACTTTATCGACTAAGTTATCAGGAACATTATTCAGTGCAGCAAATGACCAGTTTGGATAGAGTTCGGTACTGGTTTGGCAAGGAAGTGAGCTATTACGCTTAATTAATGGTCGGAAGATTTTTTTATCTATAAGCCCTTCATTATCCATATTTTCAAGTAAACAAACGGGAACAATGACAGCGGAAAGCGAATTATCACGTAATGCGTAGAGAAGGGCATCTGCTGGAAAGCCGAGAAATTGCATCTGAAAGTCTTTATCTGCGTCATAGCCCATATCTTTTAGCACTTTATAGCCTAATAAATATCCACCAAAAGCATCAGGTGAAATAGCACCAACTTTTTTACCAATCAGGTCTGCTGCATCAGAAATAGGGGTATCTGCACGTACTAAAATTAAGCTGCCTATGACATTTCTTGTGGCGCTATCTGGCTCAACTGATGAGCGTAAAGAGAGTAACCAACGCAAATGGTAACGGCTATCTAATTGAATAAATTGTGCTGGATTAGTGAGTAAAAAATCGACTTTATTTTCTGCTACTGCATTTCGCATCTCATCAAGATTGAGTGGTTTTAAGACGAAATGTTCATTAGGAATAGCTTCATTAAGCGCTTGAGTAAGAATTTGCCAATGAGATTGTGTTGAGTGAGTTCCCCGTAATGCCAATACACCGATTGTCCACTGTGATGCAAGAGTGGGCATTGACCATAAAATAATGATGGCGACCAGTAAATAATGTAAATACCACGATAATTTTCTCAGCATATTTGGGTTATTCGTTGCGTTAGATCAAGTTAGCTATGGGTATGTGGTAAACCACAATAGGGGCATCTTACTCATCTTCTTACAATACCTTCCATAAAGAATACGTTAATTAGCGATATATCTAATAAAGATAACTTACCGATTTTTAAGAAAAAGAAGCGTTAATTTGTTCTTAACAATAAACACGAATAAGTCAGTAAAAAATTAAAGTGAGTTTGAATTTTATCGTCTATTTATAGATTAGCAATGTAATACTGGAGCCAATTATGGATCTGAGTAAACGAAAATTTCTACAGCAGCTAGGTGTGGTGACAGCAGGTGCGTCATTGATGCCGATTGCGGAGGCAGGGATCCACTTTGCACCAACGCGTCGTGAAGGTGATCCTGAAAAGCGTTATGGGATGTTAATTGACCTACGTCGATGCATTGGATGTCAATCTTGTACAGTAAGTTGTTCAGTTGAGAACCAAACGCCACAAGGGCAATTTCGTACAACGGTAAACCAATATCAAGTTTCATTAAAAGGAGACGAGGGTTTTACTAACGTCTTACTTCCTCGTTTATGTAATCACTGTGATAACCCGCCTTGTGTGCCTGTTTGCCCTGTGCAAGCAACCTTTCAACGGGAAGATGGCATTGTTGTTATTGATAATGAACGTTGTGTTGGTTGTGCCTATTGTGTTCAAGCATGCCCTTATGATGCACGCTTTATTAACCACGCAACTCAAACTGCCGATAAGTGCACTTTCTGCGCCCACCGTTTAGAAGTGGGATTATTGCCTGCTTGTGTTGAATCTTGCGTTGGTGGTGCGCGTATTATTGGCGATTTAAAAGATCCAAACAGTACTATTCGTAAAATGCTGACTGAACACGAAGCTGAAATTAAAGTCCTTAAGCCAGAAAATGGCACATTACCACAGGTATTTTACTTAGGGTTAGATGATGCCTTTGTACAA from Providencia sneebia DSM 19967 includes these protein-coding regions:
- the ttrS gene encoding tetrathionate respiration histidine kinase TtrS: MLRKLSWYLHYLLVAIIILWSMPTLASQWTIGVLALRGTHSTQSHWQILTQALNEAIPNEHFVLKPLNLDEMRNAVAENKVDFLLTNPAQFIQLDSRYHLRWLLSLRSSVEPDSATRNVIGSLILVRADTPISDAADLIGKKVGAISPDAFGGYLLGYKVLKDMGYDADKDFQMQFLGFPADALLYALRDNSLSAVIVPVCLLENMDNEGLIDKKIFRPLIKRNSSLPCQTSTELYPNWSFAALNNVPDNLVDKVTKTLLSSDKSGLRWGAPASANQVESLLRDVNQHPQQRQIWQDIVSWVIQHQITLSIIALIIILLGINHIWIAFLVRRRSKQLEEAHNRLRQQEANLEKAQRLNILGEMSSGFAHELNQPLSAIRHYAQGCILRLKKDPEEHALMNVLQKIDNQAQRGADIIRNLRLWAGKPHNEAALPLKPQSVQTTIQHIWQLLRVSQHYPQAKLILPNQEDVILQLPETLLDQLLSNLISNSLQAGAETLHFDFHFAPERFLLTLQDDAGGMNNDQITQGFMPFSTTKNDGLGLGLVICQRLIQSQGGDIHIENSDNERGIKGLKVTLIFPYQDH
- the ttrB gene encoding tetrathionate reductase subunit TtrB; translated protein: MDLSKRKFLQQLGVVTAGASLMPIAEAGIHFAPTRREGDPEKRYGMLIDLRRCIGCQSCTVSCSVENQTPQGQFRTTVNQYQVSLKGDEGFTNVLLPRLCNHCDNPPCVPVCPVQATFQREDGIVVIDNERCVGCAYCVQACPYDARFINHATQTADKCTFCAHRLEVGLLPACVESCVGGARIIGDLKDPNSTIRKMLTEHEAEIKVLKPENGTLPQVFYLGLDDAFVQPLVGKGQPALWQEVF